Proteins from one Shewanella pealeana ATCC 700345 genomic window:
- the cybH gene encoding Ni/Fe-hydrogenase, b-type cytochrome subunit, with product MATQSAPYQRELIFGAAIRIFHWLRALAILVLVITGFYISWPFLVAPDNSDVLVQGYIRAAHQIFGFILVAITIVRAYLFFFGKSDIERRSFKDVMSVKSWITQLKSYLWMGHLDKAGVYGPLQFVTYLAISVVALLICITGLVLYANVYHEGLGGLLAPMANWITALMGGLAPVRIWHHYLTWVFIIFVVIHVYMAVWSGIRFKHNSVDSIVSGYDYHKKK from the coding sequence ATGGCAACTCAATCTGCGCCCTACCAAAGGGAACTGATCTTTGGTGCTGCAATAAGGATATTTCACTGGCTAAGAGCCTTAGCCATACTTGTACTGGTAATAACTGGGTTTTACATCTCGTGGCCATTTCTGGTTGCACCTGATAACTCCGATGTACTAGTGCAAGGCTATATTCGTGCGGCTCATCAGATCTTTGGATTTATTTTAGTCGCAATAACCATAGTCCGCGCTTACCTGTTCTTTTTTGGTAAGAGTGACATCGAGCGACGTTCATTTAAAGATGTGATGAGCGTGAAGAGTTGGATCACCCAGCTTAAGTCCTATCTTTGGATGGGACATTTAGACAAAGCCGGGGTATATGGTCCACTACAGTTCGTGACTTACCTAGCAATCTCTGTAGTTGCGTTATTAATCTGCATTACAGGCCTAGTCTTGTATGCCAATGTATATCACGAAGGTCTTGGTGGCTTACTTGCGCCAATGGCTAACTGGATAACAGCTTTGATGGGTGGATTAGCACCGGTTCGGATCTGGCACCACTATCTTACATGGGTATTTATCATCTTTGTGGTAATACATGTGTATATGGCAGTTTGGTCTGGTATTCGCTTTAAGCATAACTCTGTTGACTCTATCGTCTCTGGTTATGATTACCATAAGAAAAAATAA
- the hyaB gene encoding nickel-dependent hydrogenase large subunit: protein MSKRVVIDPITRIEGHLRVEVEVDENNVIQKAWSSSTLWRGIEVILKGRTPMDVGLIVQRICGVCTYSHYRCGTEAVENALGVKIPLNAKYLRSLMQTSLYMHDHIVHFYHLHGLDWVDVVSALSADPALAAQEAMKYTANPIAAGEGDLRAVQERVAGLVETGKLGPFANAYWGNGTYKFTPEQNLIALSHYLKALEIQRIAAEMLAIFGGKSPHPQSIVVGGVTSVRDMLSPARLQEWKQKHQIVQDFIIRAYKADIVMAAAAFGAEPSVLGGVNVKNFLATEDFLLSDGQYMFNQGVIMNGDLGNVSDLDPDMIAEDATHAWYKADGPQHPYDGTTVPDYTGFVERDTVYGKLPTVDGDGKYTWVKSPRYNGEPVEVGPLASLLVSYARGNQVVVDSVNGLLEATGLPVGALFTTLGRTAARMLQTVIVAEEGLKTFDAMLTNMQSDEATYVKPEIDSSKEYVGHAMIEAPRGMLSHWIRIKGGLVENYQAVVPTTWNAGPVDAQGKMGPYEASLIGLKLEDPTKPLEVIRIIHSFDPCMACAVHVMDYKGQNLGEFKIDPNGF from the coding sequence ATGAGTAAACGTGTAGTCATAGATCCAATCACTCGTATTGAAGGACATCTACGAGTCGAAGTCGAAGTCGACGAAAATAATGTTATTCAGAAAGCCTGGTCATCTTCTACTTTGTGGCGCGGCATTGAAGTCATTTTAAAAGGCCGTACACCTATGGATGTTGGCCTCATCGTTCAACGTATTTGCGGCGTGTGTACCTATTCACACTATCGCTGCGGTACAGAAGCGGTAGAAAATGCATTGGGCGTAAAAATTCCACTCAATGCAAAATACCTTAGAAGCTTAATGCAAACATCGCTTTATATGCATGACCATATCGTGCATTTCTATCACCTTCACGGCCTAGATTGGGTCGATGTAGTTTCAGCATTGAGCGCCGATCCAGCGCTAGCCGCGCAAGAAGCAATGAAGTACACCGCTAACCCTATCGCTGCAGGTGAAGGCGATCTTCGCGCAGTACAAGAGCGTGTAGCTGGTCTTGTTGAAACTGGTAAGTTAGGCCCATTCGCAAATGCATACTGGGGTAATGGCACCTATAAGTTCACCCCAGAGCAAAACCTAATTGCTCTATCGCATTACTTAAAAGCACTAGAAATTCAGCGTATCGCAGCAGAGATGCTAGCTATCTTCGGTGGTAAGTCGCCTCACCCACAATCAATCGTTGTCGGTGGTGTCACTTCAGTACGCGACATGCTAAGCCCTGCTCGCTTGCAAGAGTGGAAGCAAAAACATCAAATCGTTCAAGACTTTATTATCCGCGCTTATAAAGCAGACATCGTGATGGCGGCTGCTGCATTTGGCGCTGAACCAAGTGTTCTCGGTGGCGTAAACGTTAAGAACTTCCTCGCAACTGAAGACTTCCTGTTAAGTGATGGCCAGTACATGTTTAACCAAGGCGTTATCATGAATGGCGATCTTGGAAATGTGAGTGACTTAGATCCAGACATGATTGCAGAAGATGCGACTCACGCTTGGTATAAGGCTGACGGCCCACAGCATCCATATGACGGTACAACAGTTCCTGATTACACAGGCTTTGTTGAAAGAGATACCGTTTACGGTAAGTTACCGACTGTCGATGGCGACGGTAAGTATACTTGGGTTAAGTCACCACGTTACAACGGTGAACCTGTCGAAGTGGGCCCACTGGCAAGCCTATTAGTTAGCTATGCTCGTGGTAACCAAGTCGTTGTTGACTCAGTAAATGGTTTACTGGAAGCGACTGGCCTCCCCGTTGGAGCATTATTCACCACATTGGGCCGCACCGCCGCACGTATGCTGCAAACGGTTATCGTTGCCGAAGAGGGTCTTAAGACATTCGATGCAATGCTAACCAACATGCAGTCGGACGAAGCCACTTACGTGAAACCTGAGATAGATTCCAGCAAAGAGTATGTTGGCCATGCCATGATTGAAGCGCCGCGCGGCATGCTTAGTCACTGGATCCGCATCAAGGGGGGCTTAGTTGAGAACTACCAAGCGGTAGTGCCGACAACTTGGAATGCGGGTCCCGTAGATGCACAGGGCAAAATGGGACCTTATGAAGCCTCACTTATTGGCTTAAAGCTTGAAGATCCTACTAAGCCTTTAGAAGTTATCCGTATTATTCACTCTTTTGACCCTTGTATGGCGTGTGCTGTACACGTAATGGATTACAAAGGCCAAAACCTAGGTGAATTTAAAATTGATCCCAACGGATTTTAA
- the hyaA gene encoding nickel-dependent hydrogenase small subunit — protein sequence METHEALYQQGVARMEQLRKLQPRTGETLQQKMEQNGITRRDFMKWSAAVTAMLALPLPFSTLVAEAAELADRVPLVWLHMAECTGCSESLIRTDTPNLDTLIFNHVSLEYHETLMAAAGWQAEENLEHALSAYKGNYLLAVEGAVPTANNGAYLTVGCKGHTGLHIIKEAAEGAAAIISVGTCAAFGGIQAAAPNPTGAKGVYEVVDRTVINLGGCPPSEKNIVGTLMYFIMFGKLPALDMFNRPKWAYGARVHDNCERRGRFDAGEFVEEFGDQGAKDGYCLYKVGCKGPYTYNNCPTERFNHHTSWPVLAGHGCIGCSEPNFWDDMADFEKPLGRQLLHGLDATSDTVGAVILGATAVGIGAHAVASIFAKSEEE from the coding sequence ATGGAAACACATGAAGCCCTTTACCAACAAGGTGTGGCGCGAATGGAACAACTTCGCAAGCTACAGCCCCGTACTGGTGAAACGCTACAGCAAAAAATGGAACAAAATGGCATTACTCGTCGCGACTTTATGAAGTGGAGCGCTGCCGTTACCGCCATGTTAGCTTTACCCTTACCCTTTAGTACTTTAGTTGCTGAAGCTGCCGAACTTGCAGACCGAGTCCCGCTTGTTTGGTTACACATGGCCGAATGTACAGGCTGCAGTGAGTCGCTAATCCGTACCGACACACCTAACTTAGATACCCTAATCTTTAATCATGTCTCTCTTGAGTACCATGAAACCTTAATGGCCGCAGCTGGCTGGCAAGCAGAAGAAAATCTTGAGCACGCATTATCAGCCTACAAGGGTAACTATCTGCTTGCTGTTGAGGGCGCAGTTCCTACTGCAAATAATGGCGCTTACTTAACGGTGGGCTGTAAAGGCCATACTGGCCTGCATATCATTAAAGAAGCTGCCGAAGGCGCTGCAGCAATTATTTCTGTCGGTACGTGCGCTGCCTTTGGCGGTATTCAAGCTGCCGCACCTAACCCAACAGGGGCCAAAGGTGTTTACGAAGTCGTTGATAGAACCGTTATTAACTTAGGTGGCTGCCCACCAAGTGAGAAAAACATCGTCGGCACGCTGATGTATTTCATCATGTTTGGTAAGTTACCTGCCCTTGATATGTTTAACCGTCCTAAGTGGGCATACGGTGCTCGCGTTCACGATAACTGCGAGCGTCGTGGCCGTTTTGATGCTGGCGAGTTTGTTGAAGAGTTCGGCGACCAGGGCGCAAAAGATGGCTATTGCCTCTATAAGGTTGGCTGTAAGGGTCCTTACACCTATAACAACTGTCCAACCGAAAGATTCAACCACCATACCAGTTGGCCAGTGCTTGCCGGTCACGGCTGTATCGGCTGCTCTGAGCCAAACTTCTGGGACGATATGGCTGATTTTGAGAAACCTTTAGGAAGGCAATTACTGCATGGTCTAGATGCGACAAGCGACACTGTCGGCGCGGTCATTCTAGGTGCAACCGCAGTCGGAATTGGCGCCCACGCTGTCGCCAGTATTTTTGCCAAATCTGAAGAGGAATAA
- the asnS gene encoding asparagine--tRNA ligase, with amino-acid sequence MSITSVASVFKGDFAIGSQITVRGWVRSRRDSKAGISFLAVYDGSCFDPIQGVVPNNLENYTNEVLKLTAGCSVVMTGEVVESPGQGQAFEMQVTKVEVAGLVEDPDTYPMAAKRHSIEHLRELAHLRPRTNIIGAVARVRNCLSQAIHRFYNEQGYIWVSTPLITASDTEGAGEMFRVSTLDLENLPRTDKGTVDYAEDFFGKESFLTVSGQLNAETYACALSKVYTFGPTFRAENSNTSRHLAEFWMVEPEVAFANLDDAAKLAEDMLKYCFKAVLEERRDDLEFFAQRVEKTAIERLENFVTSDFAQIDYTDAIEILKACDKDFEYDVEWGIDLHSEHERYLAEEHFKAPVVVKNYPKDIKAFYMRLNDDGKTVAAMDVLAPGIGEIIGGAQREERLDVLDARLAEMELSQEDYWWYRDLRRYGTVPHAGFGLGFERLVSYVTGVSNIRDVIPFPRSPKSANF; translated from the coding sequence ATGAGCATTACATCTGTCGCTTCTGTGTTTAAAGGTGACTTTGCGATTGGTTCGCAAATCACAGTGCGTGGCTGGGTAAGATCCCGTCGCGATTCTAAAGCTGGGATCTCATTCCTAGCTGTTTATGATGGTTCATGTTTTGACCCTATTCAGGGCGTTGTGCCAAATAATCTAGAGAATTACACCAACGAAGTGTTAAAGCTTACTGCTGGTTGCTCTGTTGTTATGACAGGTGAAGTAGTTGAATCTCCAGGCCAAGGCCAAGCATTCGAGATGCAAGTCACTAAGGTTGAGGTTGCTGGTTTGGTTGAAGATCCAGACACATACCCAATGGCGGCTAAGCGTCACTCAATTGAGCACTTGCGTGAACTTGCTCACCTGCGTCCTCGTACCAATATTATTGGTGCAGTCGCACGTGTTCGTAACTGTTTATCTCAAGCAATTCATCGCTTTTACAATGAGCAAGGTTACATTTGGGTTTCAACGCCACTTATCACGGCTTCAGACACTGAAGGCGCTGGTGAAATGTTCCGAGTTTCGACTCTAGATCTTGAGAACCTGCCACGTACAGATAAAGGCACTGTGGATTACGCTGAAGATTTCTTTGGTAAAGAATCTTTCCTAACCGTGTCTGGCCAGCTAAACGCTGAGACTTATGCCTGTGCATTATCAAAAGTTTATACTTTTGGTCCTACATTCCGTGCAGAGAACTCAAACACCAGCCGTCACTTAGCAGAATTCTGGATGGTTGAGCCTGAAGTTGCCTTCGCCAATCTAGATGATGCGGCTAAGCTTGCTGAAGATATGCTGAAGTATTGCTTTAAAGCGGTACTGGAAGAACGTCGTGATGATTTAGAGTTCTTCGCTCAACGTGTTGAGAAAACAGCAATCGAGCGTTTAGAAAACTTCGTTACCAGTGACTTTGCACAAATCGATTACACCGATGCTATCGAAATCCTTAAAGCTTGCGATAAAGACTTTGAGTACGACGTTGAATGGGGTATCGATCTACACTCAGAGCACGAGCGTTACCTTGCTGAAGAACACTTCAAAGCGCCAGTTGTTGTGAAGAATTATCCGAAAGACATTAAAGCCTTCTACATGCGCTTAAATGACGACGGTAAAACTGTTGCAGCAATGGACGTACTTGCTCCAGGTATCGGTGAAATCATCGGTGGTGCACAGCGTGAAGAGCGTTTAGATGTACTTGATGCACGTCTAGCAGAGATGGAACTTAGTCAGGAAGATTACTGGTGGTACCGCGATCTGCGTCGTTATGGCACAGTGCCACACGCTGGTTTCGGCCTAGGTTTTGAGCGTTTGGTTTCTTATGTTACTGGTGTATCTAACATCCGTGACGTGATCCCATTCCCACGCTCACCAAAGTCTGCAAACTTCTAA
- a CDS encoding CoA pyrophosphatase translates to MKLAEFRLRYNLNTLPELDLIHLSQKLRKAAVLIALYEVDNELELILTRRPTHLRAHPGQISFPGGKVEASDSSHQFTALREAEEEIGLQRSNVEVIGSLPAHKTFTGFEITPFVGIVKQAFHPVLDPGEVDEYFTVPLSYLLKQYNRHTQRFSRKGIEYPVHFIPYQEHFIWGATAAMIDLLCRQLSSSSAYTGSV, encoded by the coding sequence ATGAAGCTGGCAGAGTTTAGACTCAGGTATAACCTTAATACTTTGCCAGAGCTGGATTTGATTCACTTGAGTCAAAAGCTGCGTAAAGCTGCCGTGTTAATTGCACTCTATGAAGTCGATAACGAATTAGAGCTAATATTGACTCGCAGACCGACTCATCTTCGCGCTCATCCGGGTCAAATCAGTTTTCCAGGTGGTAAAGTGGAAGCGTCAGATTCAAGCCATCAATTCACCGCATTACGGGAAGCTGAAGAGGAAATTGGCTTGCAGCGCTCAAATGTCGAGGTTATCGGCTCCCTTCCCGCCCACAAAACCTTCACGGGTTTTGAGATAACGCCTTTCGTCGGTATCGTGAAGCAAGCTTTTCATCCAGTGTTAGACCCTGGTGAAGTCGATGAATACTTTACTGTGCCACTGTCATATTTACTAAAACAGTATAATCGCCATACACAACGTTTTAGTCGAAAAGGGATTGAGTATCCAGTGCACTTTATCCCCTATCAGGAACATTTTATATGGGGCGCAACAGCGGCCATGATTGACTTGCTCTGCAGGCAACTAAGCTCTAGCTCTGCTTATACAGGCTCTGTTTAA
- the pabB gene encoding aminodeoxychorismate synthase component I, producing MNKLAQNAVFSKRLDWNLSTTEVFDYFSDLPWSILLDSADADHVDAKFDVICAEPIATLVTQAQSTIVTRSKDRAPLYMLGNVNLHFEASVTEVSGKPFDVVKQLINEYYPQKKQSPFLFSGGVMGSFSYDLARGIEKLPVIANNDISLPEMNLGCYDWALVFDYEIKCWHLVHYLSEQALEELEQRLNALVIAAKPSKLKLTENFALDGQWHNQLSEQEYCHRFAKVQQYLHSGDCYQINLTQRFSADYKGDEWQAYKTLRQTNAAPFSAFIRLEQHALLSISPERFIQHQLGKVQTKPIKGTMPRDKDPHRDYQLAEQLKASEKDRAENLMIVDLLRNDIGKVAAPGSVNVPRLFDVESFPAVHHLVSTITATLQPNLCPTDLLQACFPGGSITGAPKIRAMEIIEELEPSRRSIYCGSIGYISQDGNMDTSITIRTLLGQRKIDNPDAGGTLYCWAGGGIVADSKVDAEYQESFDKVSRILPVLSQM from the coding sequence ATGAACAAATTGGCGCAAAATGCAGTATTTTCGAAGCGTCTTGATTGGAATTTAAGCACAACTGAAGTTTTTGACTATTTTTCAGATTTACCTTGGTCAATCCTTCTCGATTCGGCAGACGCCGATCACGTAGATGCAAAATTTGATGTGATCTGTGCCGAGCCTATTGCCACCCTTGTAACTCAGGCTCAATCGACTATTGTAACCCGCTCTAAAGATAGAGCGCCGCTCTACATGCTTGGTAATGTAAATCTGCATTTTGAAGCTAGCGTTACCGAAGTAAGTGGTAAACCGTTCGATGTCGTCAAGCAGCTAATTAACGAATACTATCCGCAGAAAAAACAGAGCCCGTTTCTGTTTTCTGGCGGAGTCATGGGCAGTTTTAGCTATGATCTCGCCCGCGGAATTGAAAAACTGCCTGTCATTGCAAACAATGATATATCGCTTCCAGAAATGAACCTGGGCTGTTACGACTGGGCACTTGTATTTGATTATGAGATCAAGTGTTGGCATCTAGTTCATTATCTATCTGAGCAGGCGTTAGAAGAACTCGAACAGAGACTGAATGCTCTTGTGATTGCTGCTAAACCTTCAAAGCTTAAGTTAACTGAAAACTTTGCACTCGACGGGCAATGGCACAACCAACTGTCAGAACAAGAATACTGTCATCGATTTGCCAAAGTTCAGCAGTATCTCCATAGCGGAGATTGCTATCAAATTAACTTAACTCAACGCTTTAGTGCCGATTACAAAGGCGATGAGTGGCAAGCGTATAAGACGCTACGTCAAACTAATGCTGCCCCCTTCTCGGCGTTTATCCGCTTAGAGCAGCATGCCTTGTTATCGATATCTCCAGAGCGCTTTATACAACATCAACTGGGTAAAGTGCAGACTAAACCTATTAAAGGCACTATGCCTAGAGATAAAGACCCTCACCGAGACTATCAACTTGCTGAGCAGTTAAAGGCCTCAGAAAAAGATCGTGCTGAAAACTTAATGATTGTTGACCTTCTGCGTAATGATATTGGTAAGGTCGCTGCGCCGGGGAGCGTCAATGTACCTCGACTTTTCGATGTCGAAAGCTTTCCTGCCGTGCATCATCTTGTGAGCACGATAACCGCTACACTGCAGCCAAACCTTTGTCCGACTGACCTATTGCAGGCCTGTTTCCCTGGTGGCTCGATTACTGGGGCCCCGAAGATCCGTGCAATGGAAATCATCGAAGAGCTTGAACCGTCTAGAAGAAGTATCTATTGTGGATCTATCGGTTACATCAGCCAAGATGGCAATATGGATACCAGCATCACTATTCGTACCCTGCTCGGGCAGAGAAAGATAGATAATCCAGATGCTGGTGGAACCCTGTACTGTTGGGCTGGTGGAGGTATCGTGGCCGACTCCAAAGTCGACGCCGAATATCAGGAAAGTTTCGATAAAGTCAGCCGGATCTTGCCTGTGTTGTCACAAATGTAA
- a CDS encoding fumarate hydratase yields MSKEVPVIKQADLIESVADALQYISYYHPKDFVDSMAEAYEREQSSAAKDAIAQILINSRMSAEGKRPLCQDTGIVTCFVKIGMGVQWDKTDLTVQEMVDEGVRRAYTNPDNPLRASIVADPAGGRKNTKDNTPSVVHVEMVPGNHVDVAIAAKGGGSENKSKMVMLNPSDDIAAWVEKTLPTMGAGWCPPGMLGIGIGGTAEKAAVMAKESLMDPVDIHELQARGAQTTDEKLRLEIFERANKLGIGAQGLGGVTTVLDIKIKSAPTHAASKPVVMIPNCAATRHVHFHLDGTGPALLTPPSLEDWPEITWEVGESVRRVDLNTVTQAEMEQWKSGDTLLLNGKMLTGRDAAHKRIQSLIESGEGLPEGVDFKGKFIYYVGPVDPVGDEVVGPAGPTTATRMDKFTDLMLDKTGLMGMIGKAERGPATVESIKKHKSCYLMAVGGAAYLVSKAIKHSRVVAFEELGMEAIYEFDVKDMPVTVAVDSEGVNAHETGPAIWKVKLEG; encoded by the coding sequence GTGAGCAAAGAAGTCCCTGTAATCAAGCAAGCCGATCTCATTGAAAGCGTTGCTGATGCCCTACAATATATCTCTTATTATCACCCAAAAGACTTTGTTGATTCTATGGCTGAAGCCTATGAACGCGAACAAAGCTCTGCAGCAAAAGACGCGATTGCACAAATTCTTATCAATTCTCGTATGTCAGCCGAAGGTAAACGTCCACTTTGCCAAGATACCGGTATTGTGACCTGTTTCGTTAAGATTGGTATGGGCGTGCAATGGGATAAGACAGATCTAACCGTTCAAGAGATGGTTGATGAAGGCGTACGCCGTGCTTATACCAATCCAGATAATCCTCTTCGTGCATCGATTGTCGCCGATCCTGCTGGCGGCCGTAAAAACACCAAAGACAACACGCCGTCAGTTGTGCATGTTGAGATGGTTCCTGGTAACCATGTTGACGTGGCGATTGCAGCTAAGGGCGGTGGATCTGAAAACAAATCTAAGATGGTTATGCTTAACCCATCAGATGATATTGCAGCTTGGGTTGAGAAAACGCTTCCTACTATGGGCGCGGGTTGGTGCCCACCAGGAATGCTTGGTATAGGTATTGGCGGTACCGCCGAAAAAGCGGCGGTAATGGCTAAAGAGTCGCTGATGGATCCTGTCGATATTCATGAGCTTCAAGCTCGCGGCGCCCAAACTACCGATGAAAAGTTACGCCTAGAAATTTTTGAGCGTGCTAATAAGCTAGGTATTGGCGCGCAAGGCTTAGGTGGTGTAACGACTGTACTGGATATCAAGATTAAGTCAGCCCCTACACATGCGGCCTCTAAGCCTGTAGTGATGATCCCAAATTGTGCCGCGACTCGTCACGTGCATTTTCACCTAGATGGCACCGGTCCCGCGCTTCTAACGCCTCCATCATTGGAAGACTGGCCTGAAATTACTTGGGAAGTCGGGGAGAGTGTGCGCCGTGTCGATCTTAACACTGTGACCCAAGCCGAAATGGAGCAGTGGAAGAGTGGTGACACCTTGTTGCTTAATGGCAAGATGCTGACCGGTCGTGACGCGGCTCATAAGCGTATTCAAAGTTTAATTGAGAGCGGAGAAGGCTTACCAGAAGGTGTCGACTTTAAAGGCAAGTTTATCTACTACGTCGGTCCTGTCGATCCAGTCGGTGATGAAGTGGTGGGTCCTGCTGGCCCGACTACGGCAACCCGGATGGATAAGTTTACCGATCTAATGCTAGATAAAACAGGTTTGATGGGCATGATCGGTAAAGCTGAGCGTGGTCCTGCTACCGTGGAATCAATCAAGAAACATAAGTCTTGTTACTTGATGGCCGTTGGCGGCGCTGCGTACCTAGTTTCTAAGGCGATTAAGCACTCTCGCGTTGTCGCTTTTGAGGAACTCGGTATGGAAGCTATCTATGAGTTCGACGTTAAGGATATGCCTGTTACTGTCGCTGTAGACTCAGAAGGCGTTAATGCCCATGAAACGGGTCCAGCAATCTGGAAAGTTAAGCTAGAAGGCTAA
- a CDS encoding alpha/beta hydrolase family protein, with protein MKKTAIIIALASAGAVFSAQATSTSPFTVQDLVKMNKLHSAALSNDGTKIVYAVKNIDAEGEASTDLYIQDLTSSSSKAKQITSAAGTEHSVAFAPNDKSIYFLAARNGSSQVYELALDGGEAIQVTDFPLNVEGYKLSQDGKQVVVNMRVFPDCKDLACSKDKFTAEAERDTTGREYKQLMVRHWDTWSDHSRSHLFVAQLNGEKVTSAIDVTAGLDTETPPKPFSGMEEVTFTPDGKHVVYTAKAPGKDQAWITNYDLWKVSVAGGEAENLTESNKAWDAHPTYSADGRYLAYFAMTKPGFEADRYRIILRDTVTGQEKEVAPLWDRSPSSLAFGKDNKTLYVTAQDVGQVSIFEVNTQFGDVKTIYNEGSNSIVGVNNDKIIFSHKSLVEPGDLYTINLDGQNLNRVTEVNKDKLAKVNFGEYQQFSFKGWNNEEVYGYWIKPSNYKAGEKYPIAFLVHGGPQGSFGNSFSSRWNPQLWAGAGYGVVMIDFHGSTGYGQAFTDSITQDWGGKPLEDLQKGLAAVTKQQKWLDGDNACALGGSYGGYMMNWIQGNWNDGFKCLVNHAGLFDMRSMYYVTEELWFPEFEFGGTYEKNKELYEKFNPVNYVENWKTPMLVIHGEKDFRVPYGQGLAAFTYMQRNGIPSELLIYPDENHWILTPENLEQWYANVLGWMDRWTEK; from the coding sequence ATGAAAAAAACTGCAATCATAATAGCGCTTGCATCTGCAGGGGCCGTATTTAGCGCTCAGGCCACGTCAACATCACCTTTCACTGTGCAAGACCTCGTTAAAATGAATAAGCTTCATTCGGCAGCATTGTCAAATGATGGCACAAAAATTGTTTATGCGGTGAAAAATATTGATGCAGAAGGTGAGGCGAGTACTGATCTTTACATTCAAGACCTGACTTCAAGCTCTTCAAAAGCAAAACAGATCACCAGTGCCGCTGGTACTGAGCATAGCGTCGCTTTTGCTCCTAATGACAAGAGTATCTATTTCCTTGCTGCGCGTAATGGCTCAAGCCAAGTGTACGAGCTTGCACTCGACGGCGGTGAAGCGATTCAGGTAACCGATTTTCCGTTAAATGTAGAAGGCTATAAGCTATCGCAAGATGGCAAGCAAGTCGTAGTCAACATGCGTGTCTTCCCAGACTGTAAAGATCTAGCTTGCTCAAAAGATAAATTCACAGCTGAAGCCGAGCGTGATACTACGGGTCGCGAATATAAGCAGCTAATGGTGCGTCACTGGGACACTTGGAGTGACCACTCAAGAAGCCATCTGTTTGTTGCCCAATTAAACGGCGAAAAAGTGACTTCAGCTATTGATGTTACTGCCGGATTAGATACCGAAACACCGCCAAAGCCATTCTCTGGCATGGAAGAAGTGACCTTCACGCCAGATGGTAAGCATGTAGTTTATACGGCTAAAGCACCGGGTAAAGATCAGGCTTGGATCACTAATTACGATTTATGGAAAGTGAGTGTGGCTGGTGGCGAGGCTGAAAACTTAACCGAGTCGAATAAGGCTTGGGATGCACACCCAACGTATTCAGCCGATGGCCGTTATCTGGCCTATTTCGCCATGACAAAACCTGGCTTTGAAGCCGATCGCTACCGCATTATTTTGCGTGATACCGTAACGGGCCAAGAGAAAGAAGTGGCGCCGCTATGGGATCGCAGCCCAAGCTCTCTAGCTTTTGGTAAAGACAACAAAACATTATATGTGACTGCACAAGATGTTGGTCAGGTATCAATCTTTGAAGTGAATACCCAGTTTGGTGATGTTAAGACCATCTATAACGAAGGTAGCAACAGCATCGTTGGTGTGAATAATGACAAGATTATCTTTAGTCATAAATCGCTAGTTGAGCCAGGCGATCTTTATACCATCAACCTAGACGGTCAAAACCTTAATCGTGTGACTGAAGTTAACAAAGACAAGTTAGCTAAAGTTAACTTTGGTGAATACCAGCAATTTAGCTTTAAGGGCTGGAATAACGAAGAAGTATATGGCTATTGGATTAAGCCTTCAAACTACAAGGCTGGTGAGAAGTACCCCATTGCTTTCTTAGTGCACGGTGGCCCACAAGGATCATTTGGTAACTCATTTAGCAGCCGCTGGAACCCTCAGTTATGGGCTGGAGCGGGTTATGGTGTGGTGATGATCGATTTCCATGGCTCAACTGGTTATGGCCAAGCGTTTACTGATTCAATCACTCAAGATTGGGGCGGCAAGCCACTTGAAGATCTGCAAAAAGGTTTAGCGGCGGTGACTAAGCAGCAGAAGTGGTTAGACGGTGATAATGCTTGTGCACTTGGAGGTTCATACGGTGGATACATGATGAACTGGATCCAGGGTAACTGGAATGACGGTTTCAAGTGCCTAGTGAATCACGCTGGTCTATTTGATATGCGCTCTATGTACTATGTAACTGAAGAGCTTTGGTTCCCAGAGTTTGAGTTTGGCGGTACCTACGAGAAGAACAAAGAGCTATACGAGAAGTTTAACCCAGTGAATTATGTAGAGAACTGGAAGACTCCTATGCTAGTTATCCATGGCGAGAAAGACTTCCGTGTTCCATACGGTCAAGGCCTCGCGGCATTCACCTACATGCAGCGCAATGGGATCCCATCAGAGTTACTCATCTATCCAGATGAAAACCACTGGATCTTAACCCCTGAAAACCTAGAGCAGTGGTACGCCAACGTACTAGGCTGGATGGATCGCTGGACAGAGAAGTAA